The Euwallacea similis isolate ESF13 chromosome 21, ESF131.1, whole genome shotgun sequence genome contains the following window.
AAGGAGATAATATCAAAAGATTTTCTTCATTGATCGGATTCATTATGCATTTGTAGTTTCGGACTAAATACAAATTGTCTTATATTGATTTcgattttagtaaatttttgaCGTCGACTATCctcatctttttttttgactGAACGAGCTTTAAACGAATATCTTTGTTCGGATTCGTTTAGCATTTGTTCGCTCAGTGAATAGAtacttttagtattttattcGAAGTTCGATTCGTTGTATTTCATGTTGTGGCGAAATGTTCAAGTcttaatacattaataaacttttagcCCCAATTCCAACATTAGGGAAATCCATTACAACGTCGCTTCCATGTGGGTGAAGGAAATATCAAGTTGGTTATGTTTGGCTTTATATGGTTGGACTTTGATAGCCCCAGTAATCCTTCGAGACAGGGAATTTTAAAGtagttttatcaaattaatatttgcaaaaacatttagaatgctaaattattttttaaggaaatttaagagtatttttgaagtaataTAACAATTTCTGAgcgataataataatttcaattaccAATTAAGAAAAAACCCATCTCTGATGcataaatgcattttatcttcaaaatataATCCATAGAAATACTCATTATTACTTACAATGTATTTCTAGAATTGACTGTTATCTGATTTTGGAGTTCTTACTGTATTTAAAACGTAATTTTCTTCAGACAGCAAAGAATTTATGAACACTTCAATTTACTTATGCCTTACACTAGTCTTTGTTGTTGCaactttaatgttttattggaGAGGAATAATTTGATTTCGTGTTAAGTATTAGTCTGAGCTTGTAGATTTTAgttgtaaaaatgtttgtgaTACTGATGTTAGTCAGCGAATTGATAcctatacatatacatattattaactttaaatatgagtttttatttcaatttccatcatcggaaattaaagaaaacaagttctaataaaaaaagctcTCACACTATTTGTTTGAACCCCTCCCCTAAATTAAGCGCGCATGaacgattaaaaaattggcggataaaaatattccaatcACAGTGTGTCAGTCTGTCATATTTGTGACGTTACTTTATTTTGTGCTGGCTGGTGGCGCCACCTAGACACCACATATACCACTAGCTGTTAAATAAAGGCAGATTCTTTCTATCCCACAATGATCGGTGTGGCTAGTCATCTCAAGATGGCGCCACAGGAAACTACAAAAGAATGCTTGGTATAGTGGCTTGTAGAGAGCGCTATATCAATTTTCAAGTAATCTACGCTATATGGATATATATAagatatgtatatacagggtgtatcagaAATAAGTACGTTAAGTTTTACTGGTGGTAGATCTCGTTAAGgacaacattttttctatgtacCATTTTCCTCGAAAACCACTTTTTCATTCTTACATTTCTCTTCTTGAAATGCATGACACGCCAATGATGCTTGTtgaattaacattattttccagaaaaatggaTCGGAGATTGATCTGCTGATACCTGTATGCGGTTGCAgtgttgttttgaaaataatggtagTTATTTTGAGCACCTTTTATGAATAAAGTAAGTCgaaaatttattgtatttgcTTAATGtgtcctttttttattaacatgaaATTCTACTTGACGATATGAACttactttataaataaattttgtattacaatttaaaaaatgaatcacCAATAATCGTAAACATTTCAGATATTAAGAATTCGTCATAGGTACAAAAACTTGCAAACCTTTTTTGTGGTTGTTTTTGGAATGTGTTTGTCGCTCAGTCGACTAGGTCAGTGCCGAGTAGTGAAGTTTGtctaaaactatttttaattttatcttgatAATGAGAGATGATCGAAAAAAGTATTAAGAAAAGTTGTTGTCCTTGAAGAGTTCTACcaccagttaaaattaacgtacttatttctgatacaccctgtatataaaatatgtggCATGctttgaaacaccctatataggCGTACGATACAACTTTGATATGTCGCGCTCAAAACTCGAATCGGATAACTTTCATTTTCGGGTCCAAGAAACTGAAATTGTCTGATTCAAAGTTTGGCTGCGGCAAATTAAAGTTGTATCGTACGTCTACTGCGAAACCCAATCTTGTCGAAATCGATGCAttcgatttttactaattatttttggtgCAAACTCTAAGCCACTAATTTTGCGAAGACCAAATTTTGGGGCGAAGTgcatattatgaaatttttttaaagaaaaatgttgtcTTCGCGAAGGCAGTGACatcaaatgcaattttaatcacaaaatttcttaataatatactatagtatgtacttatatgtattcaaatataaacttttataacggaaattattgtatttgttTTCCAAAAGTATTTATCACGAAATTTTCGTTctgttcaaatttaaaataaaaagaagaatattGTAAGTAGTTTTCTAATGAAGAAAACTTCTTGACAATCTGGTATTTTACAGTAAGAACTTCAAGAAGTTTCTAGAATtaaatatgcaataaaatgGCGTCTAATTTCATCATTCTcaaggttgccacattttcagattCGCTTAAAGTCAATAGGGAAGTTATAAGGTATACTGGGATTTGTGAAAGGGGAGTTAGGTTATGACgttataattaaaactaagGAAACTTCTATATTCAATTTTCTCGTTTATATTAagctataatttaaaataatgaattttacgAGAAACCTCTCAAACTTACTCTTTAGTCATACAACCCAAACTGTAAGTATATCCTGGGAAAATATGGCATAGGAAGAGTAATAGTGGATATTTCAGCTCCAACAAGTGAGACACAAATGGGTCAACCGTTGGATGATTAGGGACGTTAAGAGAAGAAAGGCGGTAGTAGAATATGCCCCCACCAGACTGCGAATCAATTCCCTCagaaagaataatattttaccTCCAGAACTTCAGGAAATAGCAACTGCTGATATAGCGGCTCTCCCGAGAGATTCAATAAAAAGCCACATGACGCGCCGTTGTGTTATAACATCTAGGCCTAGAGGTACAGTGCCGGGCTGGAGACTTAGTCGAATTGTTTTTAGACACCTTGCCGACTATAATAAATTGGCTGGTATACAAAGAGCTATGTGGTAGTTTTAGTGTAGTATTGATAGtttttgtatataaataaatgatattaatttaaaaaagatatttaaaataattttattgagcATCTGTTAGTCCTTTAACAGTAAGGAGTATCTTTGATGATATTGGAGATAATTCAGGGGAGAAAATTACTGTGAATTTTCTCTCTAAATTGTTACTTATCCTGCTTAAGCAGAATCTGTGAGTAATGTTGTTTGCCCAAGATAGACCTAAGCATGGTTCATGTGTTTCAAGTACTACATTGTCAGTtaccttaaaaatatgcagataatttaaagaataaaaataatcttaagATTTATTATCACCTGGTTAACCATAAATATGGCACAATTATATTGATCTTGTAACTCAGTCAAGGCAGTgcatatttccattaaatcaTTACTTCGAGCCACATAATCAGGGTTATCATTACTACTCCTGAATATTCCTGCTATAGAGTCAATTATAATGAGCCCTACATTTGTTATTGATAAAAGTTTTGGTAAATCAACTGAAAGGCATTTCTGTAATTCCTGAAAGTCTGctatatgtttaataaaaatgtgatcCTCAAAATTTGGGtcaactttgaactttttgcCAAGTTCATTAGTGAGTTGCTTCATTCTTTTTGAGGGGAAAATATCTTCACTGCATATATAAACCACCTCAGctgtaatttattaatttttttaattaaatttctttacgTTTGATACCTACTCCTGCTAATATTCAGTAACTGGTGTTGTAAGGATAATTGCAAACAAAACTGTGTTTTGCCTACCCCACTACAACCATACAGTTCAGATATTCCAGTTGTGGGAATGCCCCCTAACAGCATTTTATCCAGCTTTTCACAACCAGTGCTTATGCGTACTTTTGGTTCTATATCATAAGCCGAAgaaaatttcccttttataATCTCTTCACTTACGATAGAAAACATCTCTTTTACTGTTTCAGCAGAGGCACCAGTAATTTGTTGAAGTGACTTGGGGTTGGCCATTATGAATTTATTGATGGTCTTAATGTTTTCTGTAGTATTacatggaaaataattatttgtaacAATAAACCAAGAACAAGTATACTGACTAGTCTTACCATTTAAAAGAGCGCTATATGCATCTAGtcctaataaatttttaatatgttccATTTGGCTAATACACAAAAATCACAACTGAAAAACGTCTGTGAAACTTCTGCTGCCCA
Protein-coding sequences here:
- the spn-B gene encoding DNA repair protein XRCC3: MEHIKNLLGLDAYSALLNENIKTINKFIMANPKSLQQITGASAETVKEMFSIVSEEIIKGKFSSAYDIEPKVRISTGCEKLDKMLLGGIPTTGISELYGCSGVGKTQFCLQLSLQHQLLNISRTEVVYICSEDIFPSKRMKQLTNELGKKFKVDPNFEDHIFIKHIADFQELQKCLSVDLPKLLSITNVGLIIIDSIAGIFRSSNDNPDYVARSNDLMEICTALTELQDQYNCAIFMVNQVTDNVVLETHEPCLGLSWANNITHRFCLSRISNNLERKFTVIFSPELSPISSKILLTVKGLTDAQ
- the mRpS14 gene encoding small ribosomal subunit protein uS14m, which produces MNFTRNLSNLLFSHTTQTLQQVRHKWVNRWMIRDVKRRKAVVEYAPTRLRINSLRKNNILPPELQEIATADIAALPRDSIKSHMTRRCVITSRPRGTVPGWRLSRIVFRHLADYNKLAGIQRAMW